The following proteins are encoded in a genomic region of Oncorhynchus masou masou isolate Uvic2021 chromosome 32, UVic_Omas_1.1, whole genome shotgun sequence:
- the LOC135525883 gene encoding apoptosis-resistant E3 ubiquitin protein ligase 1-like isoform X2: MDRRFLLTFLFCSVSWIFFWEVCWKKGKESQIEEWIQGHSLSEYKHLLEDVETLEELSLSVLTRLEDVVREKRRWRDIAEAHIQLLRDFAFQEWLCSQSLEHYYHTLKTLGCMNLDDLAQFDSQLQLSLAAWGYYYEDYIKLSTGVKVLQASRGRRDQDYEIQLVHNLAERRLNEKWSIAGALIFGCTVALCFLIRDLMFYVIGGITVSIIAFVFTIKFLCELAARVVSFLQNDDPGRRGDRSIYDYVRGNYLDPRSCNVSWDWKDPQEVGQTMSFRVQLFYKNGQPFPAHRPVGLRVNITHIELALDIPVTQEVLQEPESNVVKVTFTVRKAGRYEVAVKLGGLNVAYSPYYKIFQPGTVVPSKTKIAYHFSTLVLVYGQQHTLQIEPRDEYGNPTSNSTSLIDEVNYSVHVHSLGTVDDDSLEEYYSKSVTSNKQLCQVLLKITLRKKGCFRARISYNDLPISNGEFDIIVLSENEKKCVEKNVSTPGISIYFEAYLYGTGNYSNYSNSSWQLPASALMAPQSRPSMGDEEDEHDSPVEDQPEKVKKPKKVYCYISPKQLSVKEFYLKIIPWRLFTFRVCPGTKFTYYGPDPVHKYLTLVVDDGIQPPVELSCKDRNIMAATFIRFLHKNIGGSETFQDKVSFFQRELRHIHSKRPRTKTCLKITRHCILDSSLKSTRNFSVSDWSKNFEVVFQDEEALDWGGPRREWFELVCKTLFDTTNQLFTRFSDDNQGLVHPNAERPAHLRLKMYEFAGRVVGKCLYESALGGAYKQMVRARFTRSFLAQIIGLRMNYKVVELISGGAQIAVNNENKMHYLNLLAQYRLASQVRDEVEHFLKGLNELVPENLLAIFDENELELLLCGTGDIDVQDFKAHAVVVGGSWHFREKVMKWFWAVVSSFTQEELARLLQFTTGSSQLPPGGFSTLCPSFQIIAAPTHSTLPTAHTCFNQLCLPTYDSYEELHKMLKLAISEGSEGFGML, translated from the exons TCTGGAGGAGCTGAGCCTGAGTGTTCTGACTCGTCTGGAGGACGTGGTGAGAGAGAAGCGGCGCTGGAGGGACATCGCAGAGGCTCACATCCAGCTGCTGCGAGACTTTGCCTTCCAGGAGTGGCTTTGCTCTCAAAGCCTTGAGCACTACTATCACAC ACTGAAGACCTTGGGTTGTATGAATTTGGATGATCTAGCCCAGTTTGACAGCCAGTTGCAGCTCTCTCTGGCTGCGTGGGGATACTACTACGAAGACTACATCAAGTTGTCCACGGGCGTCAAGGTTCTCCAGGCCTCAAGGGGGCGCCGCGACCAAGACTACGAGATCCAACTGGTGCACAACCTTGCTGAGAGGCGGCTGAATGAGAAGTGGTCTATCG CGGGAGCTCTTATATTTGGCTGTACTGTGGCACTGTGCTTTCTGATAAGGGACCTCATGTTTTACGTGATTG GTGGAATTACTGTTTCCATCATAGCGTTTGTCTTTACCATCAAGTTCCTATGTGAGCTCGCTGCGCGGGTGGTTAGCTTCCTGCAGAATGATGACCCTGGGAGGAGGGGCGACCGCAGCATTTATGACTATGTACGGGGGAACTACCTGGACCCGCGCTCCTGCAATGTGTCATGGGATTGGAAGGACCCACAGGAAGTGGGCCAAACTATGAGCTTCCGTGTTCAG CTCTTCTATAAGAACGGCCAGCCCTTCCCTGCCCACCGGCCCGTGGGGTTAAGGGTCAACATCACCCACATAGAGCTGGCCCTAGACATCCCCGTCACCCAGGAGGTTCTGCAGGAGCCAGAGTCCAACGTGGTCAAAGTGACCTTCACTGTCCGAAAGGCCGGGCGCTATGAGGTGGCCGTCAAACTGGGAGGACTCAACGTGGCCTACAGCCCCTACTACAAGATATTccagccag GGACAGTGGTCCCATCTAAAACGAAGATAGCCTACCACTTCTCCACGCTGGTCTTAGTATATGGCCAGCAGCATACCCTGCAGATTGAGCCCCGGGACGAGTATGGCAACCCTACCAGTAACTCCACCTCACTCATAGACGAGGTCAACTACAGTGTCCACGTCCACTCG TTGGGCACAGTGGATGATGACAGCCTGGAGGAGTACTACAGTAAGTCAGTGACGTCCAACAAGCAGCTGTGCCAGGTACTGCTGAAGATCACCCTGAGGAAGAAGGGCTGTTTCCGGGCACGCATCTCCTATAACGACCTGCCCATCAGCAACGGGGAGTTTGACATCATCGTTCTCAGTG AGAATGAGAAGAAGTGTGTGGAGAAGAACGTGTCAACTCCAGGGATCAGCATCTACTTTGAGGCGTACCTCTACGGCACAGggaactacagtaactacagtaactccTCGTGGCAGCTCCCAGCCTCGGCTCTGATGGCCCCTCAGAGTCGACCCTCCATGGGGGACGAGGAGGACGAGCATGACTCCCCTGTAGAAGACCAGCCAGAGAAGGTCAAGAAACCTAAAAAGGTCTACTGCTACATATCCCCAAAG CAACTGTCCGTGAAGGAGTTTTACCTGAAAATTATTCCATGGCGCCTTTTTACCTTTCGAGTGTGTCCAGGGACAAAG TTCACATACTACGGCCCTGACCCCGTTCACAAGTACCTGACTCTAGTGGTGGATGATGGGATCCAGCCACCAGTGGAGCTGAGCTGTAAAGACAGAAACATCATGGCTGCCACCTTCATCCGTTTCCTACACAAGAATATCG GAGGCTCGGAGACGTTCCAGGACAAGGTGAGCTTCTTCCAGAGGGAGCTCAGACACATCCACTCCAAGAGACCTCGCACCAAGACCTGCCTGAAGATCACACGCCACTGCATCCTGGACTCG tctctgaAATCCACCCGGAACTTTTCCGTGTCAGACTGGAGTAAGAACTTTGAGGTGGTGTTCCAGGATGAAGAAG ctctggactggggagggCCTCGAAGGGAGTGGTTTGAGCTCGTCTGTAAGACCCTGTTTGACACCACCAATCAGCTGTTCACTCGCTTCAGTGACGACAACCAGGGACTG GTCCACCCCAACGCAGAGCGGCCGGCCCACCTGCGTCTGAAGATGTATGAGTTTGCCGGCCGCGTGGTGGGGAAGTGCCTGTACGAGTCAGCCCTGGGCGGGGCCTACAAGCAGATGGTCCGCGCTCGCTTCACCCGCTCCTTCCTAGCCCAGATCATCGGACTCAGGATGAACTACAAG GTGGTGGAGTTGATATCTGGAGGAGCTCAGATTGCTGTCAACAATGAGAACAAGATGCATTATCTGAACCTGCTGGCCCAGTACAGGCTCGCCAGTCAGGTGCGAGACGAGGTGGAGCACTTTCTCAAAG GTTTGAATGAACTTGTTCCAGAGAACCTTTTGGCTATATTTGATGAGAATGAGCTGGAG CTGTTGTTGTGTGGTACGGGGGATATCGATGTCCAGGACTTCAAGGCCCATGCTGTGGTCGTAGGAGGGTCTTGGCACTTCAGAGAGAAG GTGATGAAGTGGTTCTGGGCCGTAGTGTCCAGCTTCACCCAGGAGGAGTTGGCTCGCCTGCTGCAGTTCACCACCGGCTCCTCCCAGCTGCCCCCCGGGGGCTTCAGCACCCTCTGCCCCTCCTTCCAGATCATCGCTGCGCCCACACACAGCACCCTGCCCACCGCACACACCTG TTTTAACCAGCTGTGCCTCCCTACCTATGACTCCTATGAGGAGCTGCACAAAATGCTGAAGCTCGCCATCAGTGAGGGCAGTGAGGGCTTCGGCATGCTCTGA
- the LOC135525883 gene encoding apoptosis-resistant E3 ubiquitin protein ligase 1-like isoform X1, producing the protein MDRRFLLTFLFCSVSWIFFWEVCWKKGKESQIEEWIQGHSLSEYKHLLEDVETLEELSLSVLTRLEDVVREKRRWRDIAEAHIQLLRDFAFQEWLCSQSLEHYYHTLKTLGCMNLDDLAQFDSQLQLSLAAWGYYYEDYIKLSTGVKVLQASRGRRDQDYEIQLVHNLAERRLNEKWSIAGALIFGCTVALCFLIRDLMFYVIGGITVSIIAFVFTIKFLCELAARVVSFLQNDDPGRRGDRSIYDYVRGNYLDPRSCNVSWDWKDPQEVGQTMSFRVQLFYKNGQPFPAHRPVGLRVNITHIELALDIPVTQEVLQEPESNVVKVTFTVRKAGRYEVAVKLGGLNVAYSPYYKIFQPGTVVPSKTKIAYHFSTLVLVYGQQHTLQIEPRDEYGNPTSNSTSLIDEVNYSVHVHSLGTVDDDSLEEYYSKSVTSNKQLCQVLLKITLRKKGCFRARISYNDLPISNGEFDIIVLSENEKKCVEKNVSTPGISIYFEAYLYGTGNYSNYSNSSWQLPASALMAPQSRPSMGDEEDEHDSPVEDQPEKVKKPKKVYCYISPKQLSVKEFYLKIIPWRLFTFRVCPGTKFTYYGPDPVHKYLTLVVDDGIQPPVELSCKDRNIMAATFIRFLHKNIGGSETFQDKVSFFQRELRHIHSKRPRTKTCLKITRHCILDSSLKSTRNFSVSDWSKNFEVVFQDEEALDWGGPRREWFELVCKTLFDTTNQLFTRFSDDNQGLVHPNAERPAHLRLKMYEFAGRVVGKCLYESALGGAYKQMVRARFTRSFLAQIIGLRMNYKYFETDDQEFYKMKVCVILNNDVSEMDLVFAEEKYSKSGQLEKVVELISGGAQIAVNNENKMHYLNLLAQYRLASQVRDEVEHFLKGLNELVPENLLAIFDENELELLLCGTGDIDVQDFKAHAVVVGGSWHFREKVMKWFWAVVSSFTQEELARLLQFTTGSSQLPPGGFSTLCPSFQIIAAPTHSTLPTAHTCFNQLCLPTYDSYEELHKMLKLAISEGSEGFGML; encoded by the exons TCTGGAGGAGCTGAGCCTGAGTGTTCTGACTCGTCTGGAGGACGTGGTGAGAGAGAAGCGGCGCTGGAGGGACATCGCAGAGGCTCACATCCAGCTGCTGCGAGACTTTGCCTTCCAGGAGTGGCTTTGCTCTCAAAGCCTTGAGCACTACTATCACAC ACTGAAGACCTTGGGTTGTATGAATTTGGATGATCTAGCCCAGTTTGACAGCCAGTTGCAGCTCTCTCTGGCTGCGTGGGGATACTACTACGAAGACTACATCAAGTTGTCCACGGGCGTCAAGGTTCTCCAGGCCTCAAGGGGGCGCCGCGACCAAGACTACGAGATCCAACTGGTGCACAACCTTGCTGAGAGGCGGCTGAATGAGAAGTGGTCTATCG CGGGAGCTCTTATATTTGGCTGTACTGTGGCACTGTGCTTTCTGATAAGGGACCTCATGTTTTACGTGATTG GTGGAATTACTGTTTCCATCATAGCGTTTGTCTTTACCATCAAGTTCCTATGTGAGCTCGCTGCGCGGGTGGTTAGCTTCCTGCAGAATGATGACCCTGGGAGGAGGGGCGACCGCAGCATTTATGACTATGTACGGGGGAACTACCTGGACCCGCGCTCCTGCAATGTGTCATGGGATTGGAAGGACCCACAGGAAGTGGGCCAAACTATGAGCTTCCGTGTTCAG CTCTTCTATAAGAACGGCCAGCCCTTCCCTGCCCACCGGCCCGTGGGGTTAAGGGTCAACATCACCCACATAGAGCTGGCCCTAGACATCCCCGTCACCCAGGAGGTTCTGCAGGAGCCAGAGTCCAACGTGGTCAAAGTGACCTTCACTGTCCGAAAGGCCGGGCGCTATGAGGTGGCCGTCAAACTGGGAGGACTCAACGTGGCCTACAGCCCCTACTACAAGATATTccagccag GGACAGTGGTCCCATCTAAAACGAAGATAGCCTACCACTTCTCCACGCTGGTCTTAGTATATGGCCAGCAGCATACCCTGCAGATTGAGCCCCGGGACGAGTATGGCAACCCTACCAGTAACTCCACCTCACTCATAGACGAGGTCAACTACAGTGTCCACGTCCACTCG TTGGGCACAGTGGATGATGACAGCCTGGAGGAGTACTACAGTAAGTCAGTGACGTCCAACAAGCAGCTGTGCCAGGTACTGCTGAAGATCACCCTGAGGAAGAAGGGCTGTTTCCGGGCACGCATCTCCTATAACGACCTGCCCATCAGCAACGGGGAGTTTGACATCATCGTTCTCAGTG AGAATGAGAAGAAGTGTGTGGAGAAGAACGTGTCAACTCCAGGGATCAGCATCTACTTTGAGGCGTACCTCTACGGCACAGggaactacagtaactacagtaactccTCGTGGCAGCTCCCAGCCTCGGCTCTGATGGCCCCTCAGAGTCGACCCTCCATGGGGGACGAGGAGGACGAGCATGACTCCCCTGTAGAAGACCAGCCAGAGAAGGTCAAGAAACCTAAAAAGGTCTACTGCTACATATCCCCAAAG CAACTGTCCGTGAAGGAGTTTTACCTGAAAATTATTCCATGGCGCCTTTTTACCTTTCGAGTGTGTCCAGGGACAAAG TTCACATACTACGGCCCTGACCCCGTTCACAAGTACCTGACTCTAGTGGTGGATGATGGGATCCAGCCACCAGTGGAGCTGAGCTGTAAAGACAGAAACATCATGGCTGCCACCTTCATCCGTTTCCTACACAAGAATATCG GAGGCTCGGAGACGTTCCAGGACAAGGTGAGCTTCTTCCAGAGGGAGCTCAGACACATCCACTCCAAGAGACCTCGCACCAAGACCTGCCTGAAGATCACACGCCACTGCATCCTGGACTCG tctctgaAATCCACCCGGAACTTTTCCGTGTCAGACTGGAGTAAGAACTTTGAGGTGGTGTTCCAGGATGAAGAAG ctctggactggggagggCCTCGAAGGGAGTGGTTTGAGCTCGTCTGTAAGACCCTGTTTGACACCACCAATCAGCTGTTCACTCGCTTCAGTGACGACAACCAGGGACTG GTCCACCCCAACGCAGAGCGGCCGGCCCACCTGCGTCTGAAGATGTATGAGTTTGCCGGCCGCGTGGTGGGGAAGTGCCTGTACGAGTCAGCCCTGGGCGGGGCCTACAAGCAGATGGTCCGCGCTCGCTTCACCCGCTCCTTCCTAGCCCAGATCATCGGACTCAGGATGAACTACAAG TACTTTGAGACGGATGATCAGGAGTTCTACAAAATGAAAGTCTGTGTCATCCTAAACAATGATGTCAGTGAAATGGACCTGGTGTTTGCAGAGGAGAAGTACAGCAAGTCGGGACAGCTGGAGAAG GTGGTGGAGTTGATATCTGGAGGAGCTCAGATTGCTGTCAACAATGAGAACAAGATGCATTATCTGAACCTGCTGGCCCAGTACAGGCTCGCCAGTCAGGTGCGAGACGAGGTGGAGCACTTTCTCAAAG GTTTGAATGAACTTGTTCCAGAGAACCTTTTGGCTATATTTGATGAGAATGAGCTGGAG CTGTTGTTGTGTGGTACGGGGGATATCGATGTCCAGGACTTCAAGGCCCATGCTGTGGTCGTAGGAGGGTCTTGGCACTTCAGAGAGAAG GTGATGAAGTGGTTCTGGGCCGTAGTGTCCAGCTTCACCCAGGAGGAGTTGGCTCGCCTGCTGCAGTTCACCACCGGCTCCTCCCAGCTGCCCCCCGGGGGCTTCAGCACCCTCTGCCCCTCCTTCCAGATCATCGCTGCGCCCACACACAGCACCCTGCCCACCGCACACACCTG TTTTAACCAGCTGTGCCTCCCTACCTATGACTCCTATGAGGAGCTGCACAAAATGCTGAAGCTCGCCATCAGTGAGGGCAGTGAGGGCTTCGGCATGCTCTGA